GCAAGGGACATATACAGGGCTTTTGGCAGTTTAACAAAACGCTGTTTTTACGCATTTTAGCCAGCATGTTGTACGGTGTGGTATTGTTTGCAGGTTTATCGGCGGCAATAGGCGCTACCAACTTCCTGTTTAACTTTAAATTTGAATATGATACTTATTTCATTTTATGGGTATGGATTACGGGGATGTTTACCACCATATTCTTTTTGGCAGGCGTGCCTATCGATACCAAAGCGCTTGATGAAGATGAAAGCTATCCCAAAGGTTTAAAAATTTTTACACAGTACGTGCTCATTCCACTATCAACTGTATATGTATTCATCCTGCTGGCTTATGAAATTAAAATATTAATTGAATGGAAATTACCCAAAGGCACGGTATCAAACCTGATACTGGGTTATGCAGTATTCGGTATCCTATCCTTGCTGCTGGTATACCCCATCCGCGAGCAAACCGAAAACAAATGGCTTAAAACCTATGCCCGTAGTTTTTATTTTTTACTAATTCCTTTACAAGGTTTGCTGTTTGTGGCTGTGGGCACAAGGGTATTTAGCTATGGCGTAACCGAGTTCAGGTATTTTTTAATTGTGCTGGCTGTTTGGCTGCTGGGTATTTCGCTGTACTTTTTGTTGTTTAAAAAACAGAATATTAAGCTTATTCCCATGTCGCTTGCCGTGTTAACCCTATTGAGTATTTACGGGCCGCAAAGCGCGTTTACCACAAGTATGTATTCGCAGAGGCGTATGGTGGTTAGTTTTTTTAAAAAGCATAACGCTTTTAAAAACGGATACCTGGTACCGGTTGATAGTACAAAGATCAGCAAATTGCAAGGAGGCCAGGCGGTTGACAGGTTAAGCTATTTTGTTGACAAATATGACCTTGTTGCTTTGCAGCCATATTTTAAAAGAAATCTGCAACTGGTAGCCGATTCAATAGCCGGTAAAAAAGATGCCGAGGGTGATCTCACCTACTACCGGAGCGGACTTCGCGATGCAAAATATGAATGGGCGAAAAAAACACTTGGTTTAAATCGCTTTGAAAAATATTACGCTTATGGGGATACAACGGGACATGGAGAAGCCATCGATAATGAGTATTTTCTTTATCAAAAAAACAACATCACTGTTGTAAAAGATTATGATTTTATGTTGTCCACTGATCAATCGGCTGATAGCGTTATAAATAATTATAACGGGATGAAAATTATGCAAACCCATATTGATCAGAAAGTTTTTATTTTGAAAGTAAATGATGAATCTTTTCAATTCGAACCCATTCAAATTGTTAATAAATTGGTTGCTGATACGGTAAAGATGAAGGCTTTTGGACGAAAAGAAAACAGCCAGCTATATGCTACTCAAACGTATGATGTCCCGGCTTATTTAATGCAAATCACTAAGGAAAGCCCAAGGTACAAGGTTTCTTTATTATTCGATGAAATAACTTTTAAGCGAAAACTGAAAGGCAAACTCGAGTTGTTAGCGGTTTCGGGCCAATATCTTGTTAAAGTGAAGTAGTGGATAAGCTTTTATATCTTCAACCTGATATTGATCTTATCAAGCAACCCGGTAAGCCATACCATCACAAAAGCGAATATAACGCATTTGATCAATCCGCCTATGCCCTGGCTAAAGTATTCGGGGTAGCCGATGCGGGTCATTTCATAAATGGGATAGAACAGGAATGGGACGATGTAGCAGGTAAAAGTATTGGTGCCGGCGGGTTCAATCACCTTAAACCAATCGTACTTGTTTTTAACATCAACCAGGTAAATGAAAAAGGCATACACCACCAGGCTGATGCCGGTACAGATCAATACCCACGATGGCGTGTCGCGTTCTTTAGAGATGCCGCCGCTAAAGTAACGCACTATAAAGCCGAGGTTAAACAGGATAATGGCTATCAATATCATGGCCACCCAAAGCATTTTCATTTCGTTGTTAGCCTTGAGGCGCATGTACAGTACCGAAACAAATACCCCGGCCATGGTGAACGATTGCATGGCCCCGTTGCCGGCTATCCAGATATAACCCTGCAGCTTGTCGATAAAATCTAAAAAGCCGAAATGTACATCGAGGTTAAAAAACATGAAAAACATCCAGGCCGCCAGCTGGATCCAGAGGTGGCCTTCTGAGTAATAATAAATCAAAGCGCAAAGCATGTAAGCCCAGCCTATCAGCCCTAAAATGCCCCACCAGGTAAAGTGCAGCCAGGTATGGCCCGGATCGCTGGTTTTATAAAGCGCGGCCATGGCAATGAGCAGCACAATGCCGAAGCCTTGTAACAGATATCGTCGTAGGGGCGGGGTATCCCTACCGTAATCTAAAAAAATGAAAAAGAAACTGAAGGTTACCAGGCTTTCCCACACGGGTTTGGGCAGCAGGGTTGTGGCCTCGTTATATGTTTCCATATTGGCGTGGAAAAAGCCGATAAAGATAAGCGAGAACGAACGGCTTACCACCCGCGACAGCAGTTTGAAGTTATCGCCCTGTTTTAACCTGTTTTGAAAAGCAAAGGGAATGGATAAACCCACAATGAACAAAAACGCCGGAAAAATGGTGTCTGCCAAGCCAAGCGCGTCAACGTTCTCGCCTGCGTGTTTTAGCCATGTTGGGGTATTCGGAATGCCATCCAGGTCATTCACAAATATCATCAGGAACATTGTTACTGCGCGGAAAGCATCAATTGAACGTATACGACTCAGAAAACTACTCATTCAGACATGTAAAATGCAGAAGCAGGGCAAATGTTTTAATTTAACGGCAATTAAATTGAAACATTGCTATTACAAGCCTGTTTTTTAGTCGCGGTCGCGGCTCAGTTTGCTAAATGCAAGCGGGTTTTCGTTCAGTTCAAGGCCTTCGCGGCGGTGTTTTACAATATGTATAGCTGTGAATAAAGCTTCGCGGAAAGAGATTTCGGAAGCCTGATTTTTTCCGGCAATGTCATACGCCGTACCATGATCGGGCGAGGTGCGCACAAAGTTTAAGCCCGCCGTAAAGTTAACACCCGATTCGAAGGCGATCTGTTTAAAGGGGATCAGGCCCTGGTCGTGATACATGGCCAGCACGGCATCAAACTGCAGGTAAGTGCCGTTGGCAAAAAAGCCATCGGCCGAATACGGGCCAAAAGCGAGGATGTTATTATTACGGGCCTCTTCAATAGCCGGGATAATGATCTCTTTTTCTTCGCTGCCGATAAGGCCGTTATCGCCCGCATGCGGGTTAAGGCCCAGTACGGCAATTTTTGGTTTACGCACCCAAAAATCGTTCTGCAAGCTGTGGTTCATCAGCTTTAGCTTGGCCAGTATTTTTTCGGCGGTAATGCTTTCGGCTATTTTTGATACCGGGATGTGGCCCGTAACCACGCCAACACGCAATGTATCGCTCACCAAAAACATCAGCGATTCGGCCGCGCCATCGTACTGTTGTAAATATTCGGTATGACCGGGGAAGTTAAATTTATCGTTCTGGATATTATCCTTATTGATAGGCGCGGTAACCAGGGCATCGATATAGCCTTCCTTCAAATCATAAACGGCCCGTTCCAACGATTTAAAGGCATATTTGCCGCCGGTTTCGGTAACCTGGCCCAGCTCAATCTTCACATCCTCATCCCAGCAGTTAATCATGTTGGGTTTGCGGAAATGAGTTTGAGAGGGATCATTGATCACCAAAAAATTGAGCTCGTTAACATGGGTAGCCCTGCGGTGGAATGATGCCACCTTGGTATGGCCGTAAACTATCGGCGTGCAATAATCATAAATTTTGCTATCGGCCAAAGTTTTAATAATTATTTCCAAACCGATGCCGTTTACATCGCCAATGCTGATCCCTATTTTTAATTTGTCGCTCATTTTTTTATGTGGTTTCACCGATTAAATGATGATTTCACCGATTTTTGGGGTGATTCCATTGATTTTAACCGCGATAATTTATTGTTAAATTTTATGCCAAACCAGGTTTTAAGCTTTCGGCTTTGGGCCTTTGGCTTTAAGCTTTCATCCCGCAAATAAAAGATTTTAAGCTTATAGTTCCTGATAAAAGCACAAATATGATTTAATTTGCTCAAATATTTGATTAATAATGACATTGGTAAGGGCAAAAAAACATTTAGGGCAACACTTTCTTACAGATAAAAACATTGCTGCTAAGATAGTTGACAGCCTGAAACCCGAAGGTCGCTTTACTGAAGTGCTTGAGGTTGGGCCGGGAATGGGCGTGCTATCAGATTTTTTGTTGCAGAAAGAGGCCTATCAAACTTCGCTGATAGATATCGATACCGAATCGTACGATTTTTTGAAGAAGAAATATCCTCAACTTGGTGAAAGGCTGATCAATGCCGATTTCCTGGAGCTTGATTTTAAAAGTATTTTCAGTGATAATTTTGCCATCATCGGCAATTTTCCCTACAATATTTCATCGCAGATTTTATTTAAAGTATTGGATAACCGCCAGCAGGTGGTTGAGGTGGTAGGCATGTTTCAGAAAGAAGTTGCCGAGCGCTGCTCAGCCAAAGCAGGTAGCAAGGAGTACGGCATCCTAAGCGTGTTTTTGCAGGCTTATTATAAAGTTGAATACCTGTTTACTGTAAAGGCCGGCGTATTTAACCCTCCGCCAAAAGTACTTTCGGCCGTGATCAGGCTTAGCCGGAATGAGAAAGAAACACTGGATTGCGATGAAAAGCTATTCTGGCAAATTGTAAAAGCCGGTTTTAACCAGCGTCGTAAAACCTTGCGTAATGCCATATCATCTCTCATCAATAAAGAAAAACTGGCCGACGAGCCCATGCTCGATCTTCGGGCTGAAAGGTTAACGGTTGATGATTTTGTGAAGCTTACTAATGCTGTAACAGAAAGCAGATAGCCGTTTCATATAGAGAGGCATCACATGCGTCTCCCTTATGCAAATCAGAGCAGCAAAGTTGATGTGCAAAGTGGCTTGTCCTACGGCAGAAGCATGTGATGCGTCTCTACCGGTTAACTGCCACTAAAAACCTGCAACTGCTACTAATTAAACTCAATGCTTGCTACCAAACCCAAACTCGCGGTAAGTATTGGGCTCATCATCGGTATTGGCAAAGGCGAAAGTGAAAGTGGTACTCCAGCTCTCGTAATCGGCTTTTTTATCCTGCGATGGTTCAACGTGGGTTGAGCTGATCATGTAAACGCCTTCGCGGCTTAGTTTAAAAAATACCAGTCCGCTGTTATCGCTTAGTAGTTTTTGCGGAATGATGCTGCCGTTGATGGTGCGTACGTATTGAATTACAACCGCATCTTTTAAAGGCTTACCTTTAAACAATACCTGGGCGGTAACGTCATCTCCGTATGCGGCTTTGTAGGGGTTTTGCTGGATAATTATTTCGTAATCCTGGCCCAGCGGTTTATCAAAATCCTTGCCGCTGGCTTTATCAACCACCACAAGGGTTTTGGTGTAGCGGTGAAACCTTTCAACAAAATACTGCTGGCTGCTGGCTTTGGCTTCTTCGGCCATTTTATCAAGGCCTTCGTTTTCAAGGTTTCTTAAAAACTTATTTCGTTCCGATTCTGTTTCGTCGTCCCTCACCAGTTCAAACAATGCCAGCCCGGGATTTTGCAGCGTACAGGTAAGTAACGTACTATCGGCAGCGCTTCCGCTTTTTGACAGATCGGTTTTTTTCGATCCTTCGTACAGCATCAGCTTAGTGGCTTTGGCGTTGGCAAATTTAAATTCGTTCTCGGGTTTAAACTCGCTGCCGCTTAACAGGTGCAGACTTAGCTTATCACCTTTGGGCACGTAAAAATTATGTGGCAATAAAAAAAAATCCTGCGCGCTGGCGGTAAAACCAACAAGCAACAGCAATATAATGATGGAAACAGTGGTACGTTTCATAGTTTTTGGATAGTAACACCAAACATACAAAGTTTTGAAAACTTCAGTAGTTTTACAGTATGATTTTTGACAGGAAAAACCTCGATAATGAAACTTTGCTGGCGTTTTACAAAAAACTGCTGTTCCCCCGCATGGTTGAAGAAAAGATGCTGATACTGTTAAGACAGGGGCGCATAGGCAAATGGTTTTCGGGCATAGGCCAGGAAGCGATAGCCGTAGGCAGTACGCTGGCCATGAATGCTGATGAATATATTTTACCCATGCACCGCAACCTGGGTGTTTTCACATCGCGGGGTATCCCACTTTCGCGGCTGATGGCCCAGTGGCAGGGAAAACCCTCGGGCTTTACCAAGGGGCGCGACCGATCATTTCACTTCGGTACGCAGGAATATAAGATTATCGGTATGATCTCGCATCTCGGCCCGCAACTGGCCCTGGCCGATGGTATTGCCCTGGCCGATGTGCTATCGAAAAAGAAAAAATCAACACTGGTTTATACCGGCGAGGGTGGCACCAGCGAGGGCGATTTTCATGAAGCGCTTAACATTGCCTCGGTATGGAAACTGCCGGTGATATTTTTAATTGAAAATAACGGCTACGCACTCTCTACCCCAACCGCCGAACAGTATAATTGCCGCGAACTGGTTGACAAAGCCATTGGTTACGGCATTGAAGGCCGCCGTATTGACGGCAACAACATACTTGAAGTTTACAATACCATTACCGAACTGAATAAAGCCATCCGCGAAAACCCGCGCCCCGTTTTGCTGGAGTGCATGACCTTCAGGATGCGCGGCCACGAAGAGGCATCGGGCACCAAATATGTGCCTCAAAACCTGTTTCAGTGGTGGGCCGCTAAAGATCCGGTTACTAATTTTGAAAAATACCTGCTCACCTCGGGCGTATTGTTAAAAGATATGATCCCGGTTATAAGGCAGGAATTCAGCAAAATTATCGAAACCGAAATTGAAAAAGCCTATGCCGAAGCCGATATTATCCCCGATGTGGATACCGAGGTAAGGGATATGTACAAGCCCTACAGCTTTCCGGCGGTAAAGTCGCAGGCCTTAGCGGTTAGCAACAAGCGTTATATTGATGCTATTAGCGATGGCCTGAAAAGCGCCATGCGCAAACACGATAACCTGGTAATTATGGGCCAGGATATTGCCGAATATGGTGGTGCCTTTAAAATTACCCAGGGCTTTGTTGAAGAATTTGGTAAAGGCAGGGTACGTAACACTCCCATTTGCGAATCGGGCATTGTAGGCGCTGCCATGGGTTTGGCACTTAATGGTTACAAAGCCATAGTAGAGATGCAGTTTGCCGATTTTGTAAGCTGCGGTTTTAACCAGATTGTGAACAACCTGGCCAAAACGCATTATCGCTGGGGCCAGCAGGTTGATGTGGTAATCAGGATGCCGGCCGGTGCGGGTACCGGCGCAGGGCCATTCCACTCGCAAAGTAACGAAGCCTGGTTTACCAAAACGCCGGGATTGAAAATTGTATACCCCGCCTTCCCGGCCGATGCCAAGGGCCTGCTGCTGGCATCAATTGATGACCCCAACCCGGTTATTTATTTTGAGCATAAATACCTGTACCGCGGCATGCATGGCGATGTGCCCGATGATGATGTGATGATTGAGATAGGCAAGGCTAATGTGATAAGAGAGGGTGAACAGGCCAGTATCATCACTTTTGGCCTCGGCGTGCATTGGGCGATGGAATACGCAGAGAAATATCCCGACAAATCCATCGAGATCATTGATCTGCGCAGCCTGCAGCCATGGGATACAGAGGCTGTTGAAGCAAGCGTTAAAAAAACAGGCCGCGCGTTAATATTGCATGAAGATACACTAACCAGCGGCTTCGGTGCCGAAATCGCCGCTCATTTATCCGAGCATTGTTTTAAATATTTGGATGCCCCCGTTATGCGTTGCGGCAGTTTGGATACGGCCATCCCCATGAGTAAAGCCTTGGAAGATCAGTTTTTGGCCAAGGCGAGGTTGGAGGAGACGATGGAGAAGTTGTTGGGGTATTAAATAAAGCGGCGGGGTTATGCGATTCACTCCCCTGCGAGGCATGGCCGTCACTTAAACAAAAAAGCGGTGGAATTGTGCGATTCCCCTTGAGAGGGGCGGAGGGGTGTGTTACTGTACGCAAGGCTGATCGCTCGTATAACACACCCCTGCTTTCGCTCCTACCCATCGCGCGCCCTCTCAAGAGGGGAACTTAAAAGCCCAATTTTTAAACTCTCCACGGCAAGCTGGGAGAGGGTAGTGGAAATTAAAAAAGCACCGGAATTCTCCCCCTACGCCGCACTCGAAATATACTTCACCAAACTCCTTTTTGCCACGGGCAGCAGTGTTTGCTCAAGCGGGAAAGTAATATCGCTGTGTACATAATAAACCGCTGGGTTGGGTATAAACCGGTTTTGCTTAATGAGGTGCAGCTTAATAGCCTGCGGGGTATTGGTGATACTTTGCTCATAAGTATCCACAAAGCTTACATTTATGCCCCGGTACTTATCATCCTTACCCTCAAAAATTGTGATCTGGTATTCGTATATTAAATGGGTGCGCTCCCTGCCGTTTCGCAACGAAAAATAGCCATGATAAGGCATCAGCGGCATAATACCTATCGGATCGATGTTGAGATGGCTTTCTACATAATCATAAATATCCTTACCTGTTTTTATAGCCGGATCCATTTTGGTAAGCGCGTAACTGATGATCTGCTCAATCTCCATCATGCTCTCGTTGTCGGTAATTATTTTTTGATAAGTTAATTTTACCGCCTCAATATCAGCCTGGGTAAGGCGTTGCGGAAAGGCTTGCTGCAGCAGCGATTTATTTTTTTTAAACTCGATGAGGTTATTGTAATGAAAAATCAAATCGGCAAGGTTTGGATATAACCTGCTTTTATCAAAGTGGGCATTAATCTCCTGGAGGTAGCTTAACAGTATATATTTTTTGTGTTCGAAATCAATATGACCTTCAATAAACCAGTTTGTGCCTAATTGTCTCATTTTTCCGTCTCCTTTTGATAGCTTAAATTAATCAAAAAACACCAACTTTGCAATATGCCCTATGGAACGCTTTATTTAATCCCCGTACCGCTGGCCGATGCTGCGGCTGCCAAATCATTTACCCCCTATCTTGTTGATACCATCAACAGTATTAAAGAGTATATTGTGGAAAATGAAAAAACCGCCCGCCGCTTTTTAAAGGAGGCCGGTTTAAAAACGCCGCAAAGCGAGTTGGTTATTCATGACTATGGCAAACACAACCGCGAAACCACTAACGCCGAATTTTTTAAAGGCCTGCAGGCAGGTAATGATGTTGGCCTGATGAGCGAAGCCGGTTGCCCCGGCGTTGCCGACCCAGGTGCCGATATTGTTGATAAGGCTCACCGCATGGGTATTAAAGTTGTGCCGTTGGTTGGCCCGAGCTCTATTTTGCTGGCGCTGATGGCTTCGGGCTTTAGCGGGCAAAGCTTTACTTTTCATGGCTACCTGCCTATTGATAAAGTGCTGCGGGCCAAGAAGATCAAAGAACTGGAAAGCCAGGCGATAAAGCTGGATCAAACGCAGATGTTCATCGAAACGCCTTTCCGTAATAATCCTATGCTGGAAGAGATCCTGAAATCGGCCAATCCAAAAACAAAGCTTTGCATAGCAACCGATTTGACTGCTGCAACCGAGTTTGTACAAACCAAAACCATTGCCGACTGGCAAAAAAAAGTGCCCGATCTGCACAAACGCCCAACCATATTTTTACTGTACCACGGCAATAAATGACCATCACCCAGCAGCATACCGATATAGTGATTGTAGGTGCCGGTCCATCGGGATTGATGATGGCCGCCCAGCTTTTGCGTTATGGTGTACAGCCTGTTATAATTGATAGCAGGCAGGGGCCAACCAGCCACTCAAAAGCCCTGGCTGTACAGGCCCGCTCGCTGGAGATTTACCGGCAAATGGGCATAGTTGATAAAGTGCTGGCGGACGGTAAGCAGGCCGGTGGCGCCAAGTTTAACCAGGAAGGCCGTGAAGTTAGCACCCTAACACTGGCCAATGTAGGCGAAGGGCAAACGCCTTACCCCTTTATCCAGATGTATCCGCAAAGCAAAAACGAGCGCCTGCTGCTTGATTTTTTAACGCTTAACTGCTGCCCGGTTTATTGGAATACATCATTAACTTCCTTCAATCAAAGTAAAAACGAGATTAGCCTGCAACTGCAAAGCGGCTATGAAACTCAAACTATAACCTGCAAATGGCTTGTTGGTGCCGATGGAGCGCATAGCATAGTGCGTAAGCAACTCAATATTCCCTTTAACGGTGATACCTATCCGCACCAGTTTTACCTTGCCGATATTAAGATTGACAGTAAACTGGGTAATTATGTCGATCTGTTCCTGTCGAAAAAAGGCTTCGCAGGTTTTTTTCCGATGCCTGATGAACAGCACTACCGTTTGGTGGGCAATCTTCCTGAAACTTTCGACACGAAAGAAAACCTGCAGATTGATGATGTGCTGCCGCATTTAGAAGCTGTAATGCATCAATCCGTAACGGTTGAGCAGCTAAAATGGTTCACAACCTATAGGCTGCATCATCGCAAAGCCGAAAAATTCAGGGAGCAACGTTGTTTTTTGATTGGCGATGCCGCGCATATCCACTCGCCGGTTGGCGGGCAGGGCATGAATACCGGTTTGCAGGATGCCTATAATTTAGCCTGGAAAATGGCCGGAGTTGTTAACGGACAATTGGGCGAAGCCATTTTAGAAAGCTACGCCGCCGAGCGGATGCCGGTGGCCAAAGAGCTGTTAAGCACTACCGACAGGCTTTTTAAAATCATCCTGTCGCAAAACTGGTTTGTTAACCTGTTAAAAAAGTGGCTGATGCCCGTACTGCTAAAATGGGTTTGGGCAAAACCCAAACTGCGCGATATGTTTTTTAAACGGGTATCACAAACAGGCATCGGCTATCGCGATAGCCAGATCAGCCTGCACCTGAGCCAATCAATCCAAATAAAAGCCGGCGACAGGCTTCCTTATCTCAAAGTATTTGACGAAAAACGCCAGCAGGAATCCGATCTGCACGAATGGTGCAGTAAACCCGGTTTCACGCTCATCTGCCTCGGCAAACTCAAAGAACTGGATTTATTTACCGTTGCCAAATGGATCACCCAAAAATACGGCGCCAGCCTCAATTTTTTCTACCTGCCGCCATCTACAAAAAATCAGCATATTTTTGATGCTTTTGCGGTAAAAGAAAACCAAAAGAAAGCGCTTATGATCCGCCCGGATATGCATATCGGCTTATTGAATGATGTGG
The sequence above is a segment of the Mucilaginibacter celer genome. Coding sequences within it:
- a CDS encoding DUF4153 domain-containing protein, which encodes MKFPSIKNLAQSAGNTIKRYPLETLFALTGTIAATVKIELDRLNLNTENWCMRIIMVANLGFLLCLSATLYAQSKNWGAGKKAGIKIAAAIIAASIIFILDPPNREADYVRFFLLSLAFHLMVSFAAFTGKGHIQGFWQFNKTLFLRILASMLYGVVLFAGLSAAIGATNFLFNFKFEYDTYFILWVWITGMFTTIFFLAGVPIDTKALDEDESYPKGLKIFTQYVLIPLSTVYVFILLAYEIKILIEWKLPKGTVSNLILGYAVFGILSLLLVYPIREQTENKWLKTYARSFYFLLIPLQGLLFVAVGTRVFSYGVTEFRYFLIVLAVWLLGISLYFLLFKKQNIKLIPMSLAVLTLLSIYGPQSAFTTSMYSQRRMVVSFFKKHNAFKNGYLVPVDSTKISKLQGGQAVDRLSYFVDKYDLVALQPYFKRNLQLVADSIAGKKDAEGDLTYYRSGLRDAKYEWAKKTLGLNRFEKYYAYGDTTGHGEAIDNEYFLYQKNNITVVKDYDFMLSTDQSADSVINNYNGMKIMQTHIDQKVFILKVNDESFQFEPIQIVNKLVADTVKMKAFGRKENSQLYATQTYDVPAYLMQITKESPRYKVSLLFDEITFKRKLKGKLELLAVSGQYLVKVK
- a CDS encoding DUF5009 domain-containing protein; this encodes MSSFLSRIRSIDAFRAVTMFLMIFVNDLDGIPNTPTWLKHAGENVDALGLADTIFPAFLFIVGLSIPFAFQNRLKQGDNFKLLSRVVSRSFSLIFIGFFHANMETYNEATTLLPKPVWESLVTFSFFFIFLDYGRDTPPLRRYLLQGFGIVLLIAMAALYKTSDPGHTWLHFTWWGILGLIGWAYMLCALIYYYSEGHLWIQLAAWMFFMFFNLDVHFGFLDFIDKLQGYIWIAGNGAMQSFTMAGVFVSVLYMRLKANNEMKMLWVAMILIAIILFNLGFIVRYFSGGISKERDTPSWVLICTGISLVVYAFFIYLVDVKNKYDWFKVIEPAGTNTFTCYIVPFLFYPIYEMTRIGYPEYFSQGIGGLIKCVIFAFVMVWLTGLLDKINIRLKI
- the pdxA gene encoding 4-hydroxythreonine-4-phosphate dehydrogenase PdxA gives rise to the protein MSDKLKIGISIGDVNGIGLEIIIKTLADSKIYDYCTPIVYGHTKVASFHRRATHVNELNFLVINDPSQTHFRKPNMINCWDEDVKIELGQVTETGGKYAFKSLERAVYDLKEGYIDALVTAPINKDNIQNDKFNFPGHTEYLQQYDGAAESLMFLVSDTLRVGVVTGHIPVSKIAESITAEKILAKLKLMNHSLQNDFWVRKPKIAVLGLNPHAGDNGLIGSEEKEIIIPAIEEARNNNILAFGPYSADGFFANGTYLQFDAVLAMYHDQGLIPFKQIAFESGVNFTAGLNFVRTSPDHGTAYDIAGKNQASEISFREALFTAIHIVKHRREGLELNENPLAFSKLSRDRD
- the rsmA gene encoding 16S rRNA (adenine(1518)-N(6)/adenine(1519)-N(6))-dimethyltransferase RsmA, with amino-acid sequence MTLVRAKKHLGQHFLTDKNIAAKIVDSLKPEGRFTEVLEVGPGMGVLSDFLLQKEAYQTSLIDIDTESYDFLKKKYPQLGERLINADFLELDFKSIFSDNFAIIGNFPYNISSQILFKVLDNRQQVVEVVGMFQKEVAERCSAKAGSKEYGILSVFLQAYYKVEYLFTVKAGVFNPPPKVLSAVIRLSRNEKETLDCDEKLFWQIVKAGFNQRRKTLRNAISSLINKEKLADEPMLDLRAERLTVDDFVKLTNAVTESR
- a CDS encoding DUF4198 domain-containing protein — protein: MKRTTVSIIILLLLVGFTASAQDFFLLPHNFYVPKGDKLSLHLLSGSEFKPENEFKFANAKATKLMLYEGSKKTDLSKSGSAADSTLLTCTLQNPGLALFELVRDDETESERNKFLRNLENEGLDKMAEEAKASSQQYFVERFHRYTKTLVVVDKASGKDFDKPLGQDYEIIIQQNPYKAAYGDDVTAQVLFKGKPLKDAVVIQYVRTINGSIIPQKLLSDNSGLVFFKLSREGVYMISSTHVEPSQDKKADYESWSTTFTFAFANTDDEPNTYREFGFGSKH
- a CDS encoding alpha-ketoacid dehydrogenase subunit alpha/beta, with product MIFDRKNLDNETLLAFYKKLLFPRMVEEKMLILLRQGRIGKWFSGIGQEAIAVGSTLAMNADEYILPMHRNLGVFTSRGIPLSRLMAQWQGKPSGFTKGRDRSFHFGTQEYKIIGMISHLGPQLALADGIALADVLSKKKKSTLVYTGEGGTSEGDFHEALNIASVWKLPVIFLIENNGYALSTPTAEQYNCRELVDKAIGYGIEGRRIDGNNILEVYNTITELNKAIRENPRPVLLECMTFRMRGHEEASGTKYVPQNLFQWWAAKDPVTNFEKYLLTSGVLLKDMIPVIRQEFSKIIETEIEKAYAEADIIPDVDTEVRDMYKPYSFPAVKSQALAVSNKRYIDAISDGLKSAMRKHDNLVIMGQDIAEYGGAFKITQGFVEEFGKGRVRNTPICESGIVGAAMGLALNGYKAIVEMQFADFVSCGFNQIVNNLAKTHYRWGQQVDVVIRMPAGAGTGAGPFHSQSNEAWFTKTPGLKIVYPAFPADAKGLLLASIDDPNPVIYFEHKYLYRGMHGDVPDDDVMIEIGKANVIREGEQASIITFGLGVHWAMEYAEKYPDKSIEIIDLRSLQPWDTEAVEASVKKTGRALILHEDTLTSGFGAEIAAHLSEHCFKYLDAPVMRCGSLDTAIPMSKALEDQFLAKARLEETMEKLLGY
- a CDS encoding SAM-dependent methyltransferase produces the protein MPYGTLYLIPVPLADAAAAKSFTPYLVDTINSIKEYIVENEKTARRFLKEAGLKTPQSELVIHDYGKHNRETTNAEFFKGLQAGNDVGLMSEAGCPGVADPGADIVDKAHRMGIKVVPLVGPSSILLALMASGFSGQSFTFHGYLPIDKVLRAKKIKELESQAIKLDQTQMFIETPFRNNPMLEEILKSANPKTKLCIATDLTAATEFVQTKTIADWQKKVPDLHKRPTIFLLYHGNK
- a CDS encoding FAD-dependent oxidoreductase, encoding MTITQQHTDIVIVGAGPSGLMMAAQLLRYGVQPVIIDSRQGPTSHSKALAVQARSLEIYRQMGIVDKVLADGKQAGGAKFNQEGREVSTLTLANVGEGQTPYPFIQMYPQSKNERLLLDFLTLNCCPVYWNTSLTSFNQSKNEISLQLQSGYETQTITCKWLVGADGAHSIVRKQLNIPFNGDTYPHQFYLADIKIDSKLGNYVDLFLSKKGFAGFFPMPDEQHYRLVGNLPETFDTKENLQIDDVLPHLEAVMHQSVTVEQLKWFTTYRLHHRKAEKFREQRCFLIGDAAHIHSPVGGQGMNTGLQDAYNLAWKMAGVVNGQLGEAILESYAAERMPVAKELLSTTDRLFKIILSQNWFVNLLKKWLMPVLLKWVWAKPKLRDMFFKRVSQTGIGYRDSQISLHLSQSIQIKAGDRLPYLKVFDEKRQQESDLHEWCSKPGFTLICLGKLKELDLFTVAKWITQKYGASLNFFYLPPSTKNQHIFDAFAVKENQKKALMIRPDMHIGLLNDVVDIDMMDNYLQNVVGFLKSEV